One genomic segment of Oncorhynchus mykiss isolate Arlee chromosome 10, USDA_OmykA_1.1, whole genome shotgun sequence includes these proteins:
- the LOC118936837 gene encoding OCIA domain-containing protein 1-like isoform X1 — MTPMSTGFTDERQGEAQSPVGMDYIPTEDERRVFRECNQESFWYRSVPFSVVSMLVTQGLIHRGALTLSSRFGSLPKVAFAGLCGYLAGKMSYMKHCQEKFKRLEHSPLGEALRQRTRPNAQSSQGPQSEMSDPDQVTFDPMFQASDPQSQVPPNARDYGYSDSPNAAQTSRTAADIDYNMPAQSFLDDEEPRRKPIMYEDLRNKNRETYEVTLTQKAETLLKPESDRQGRTAHKKDAGKKNVYGDSLEE; from the exons ATGACACCAATGTCTACGGGATTCACAGATGAGCGACAGGGCGAAGCACAG agtcCTGTAGGAATGGATTACATCCCCacagaagatgagaggagagtctTCAGAGAATGCAACCAGGAGAGTTTCTGGTACAGAT CCGTGCCCTTCTCAGTGGTCAGCATGCTTGTCACTCAAGGCCTCATCCATAGAG GAGCTCTGACGTTGTCGTCCAGGTTTGGATCTCTCCCTAAAGTGGCCT TTGCGGGGCTGTGTGGCTACCTGGCAGGGAAGATGTCGTACATGAAACACTGTCAGGAGAAGTTCAAGAGGCTGGAGCACTCCCCTCTGGGAGAAGCACTGAGACAGAGGACTAGACCCAACGCACa gtCGTCTCAGGGCCCCCAGTCAGAGATGAGTGACCCCGACCAGGTGACCTTTGACCCCATGTTCCAGGCCTCTGACCCCCAgagccag GTCCCACCCAACGCCAGAGACTATGGATACAGTGACTCCCCCAACGCGGCACAGACCAGCCGCACTGCTGCAGACATCGACTACAACATGCCAG CCCAGTCGTTCCTGGATGACGAGGAGCCCAGGAGGAAGCCCATCATGTACGAGGACCTAAGGAACAAGAACCGAGAAACCTATGAGGTCACGCTTACCCAGAAGGCTGAGACGCTGCTCAAACCAGAGTCTGACCGGCAAGGGAGGACCGCCCACAAGAAGGACG CAGGGAAGAAGAACGTCTACGGAGACAGCTTGGAGGAGTGA
- the LOC118936837 gene encoding OCIA domain-containing protein 1-like isoform X2 — protein sequence MTPMSTGFTDERQGEAQSPVGMDYIPTEDERRVFRECNQESFWYRSVPFSVVSMLVTQGLIHRGALTLSSRFGSLPKVAFAGLCGYLAGKMSYMKHCQEKFKRLEHSPLGEALRQRTRPNAQSSQGPQSEMSDPDQVTFDPMFQASDPQSQVPPNARDYGYSDSPNAAQTSRTAADIDYNMPAQSFLDDEEPRRKPIMYEDLRNKNRETYEVTLTQKAETLLKPESDRQGRTAHKKDGKKNVYGDSLEE from the exons ATGACACCAATGTCTACGGGATTCACAGATGAGCGACAGGGCGAAGCACAG agtcCTGTAGGAATGGATTACATCCCCacagaagatgagaggagagtctTCAGAGAATGCAACCAGGAGAGTTTCTGGTACAGAT CCGTGCCCTTCTCAGTGGTCAGCATGCTTGTCACTCAAGGCCTCATCCATAGAG GAGCTCTGACGTTGTCGTCCAGGTTTGGATCTCTCCCTAAAGTGGCCT TTGCGGGGCTGTGTGGCTACCTGGCAGGGAAGATGTCGTACATGAAACACTGTCAGGAGAAGTTCAAGAGGCTGGAGCACTCCCCTCTGGGAGAAGCACTGAGACAGAGGACTAGACCCAACGCACa gtCGTCTCAGGGCCCCCAGTCAGAGATGAGTGACCCCGACCAGGTGACCTTTGACCCCATGTTCCAGGCCTCTGACCCCCAgagccag GTCCCACCCAACGCCAGAGACTATGGATACAGTGACTCCCCCAACGCGGCACAGACCAGCCGCACTGCTGCAGACATCGACTACAACATGCCAG CCCAGTCGTTCCTGGATGACGAGGAGCCCAGGAGGAAGCCCATCATGTACGAGGACCTAAGGAACAAGAACCGAGAAACCTATGAGGTCACGCTTACCCAGAAGGCTGAGACGCTGCTCAAACCAGAGTCTGACCGGCAAGGGAGGACCGCCCACAAGAAGGACG GGAAGAAGAACGTCTACGGAGACAGCTTGGAGGAGTGA